A window of Vidua chalybeata isolate OUT-0048 chromosome 27, bVidCha1 merged haplotype, whole genome shotgun sequence contains these coding sequences:
- the LOC128800800 gene encoding translation initiation factor IF-2-like, producing the protein MSRARGSPGNGGAGAAAATARPLTRRRKWRESARGRARARAAGARPGGATASSGGVGDDCGIRGNVFLERVGTERIEADTGCPERPLPLAEARSPRPGAPPAAPPAADKNPEAEAGQLPRPLRRSGDPGTGEPRRCGGGSGGRCEGLLGHLWSRSRLCRAAPPAQGPRGCGERSGEGAPLSPGPGGSRGGRAGAIRGEPDRIPAEGPRISTTDSARRRLPGGAAPGHEPGTGNRRARAGFSRDITAHPEPPRRRWMFAGAGRTEEPISRRIPAGSSITI; encoded by the exons ATGTCCCGGGCGCGGGGCAGCCCCGGAAAcgggggcgcgggggcggcggcggccacGGCGCGACCTCTCACCCGGCGGCGGAAGTGGCGGGAGAGCGCGCGCgggcgcgcgcgcgcgcgcgcggcgGGAGCGCGCCCGGGCGGCGCCACTGCCTCTAGCGGGGGTGTGGGAGATGACTGCGGGA tccgTGGCAATGTCTTCTTGGAGAGGGTGGGCACAGAGAGAATTGAGGCTGATACAGG CTGCCCGGAGCGGCCGCTGCCGTTGGCCGAGGCGCGGAGTCCCCGCCCGGGcgctccgcccgccgcccccccggcGGCCGATAAAAACCCCgaggcagaggcagggcagcTTCCCCGGCCCCTCCGCCGCTCAGGTGACCCAGGCACAGGTGAGCCCCGCAGGTGCGGAGGCGGCTCGGGGGGACGCTGCGAGGGGCTCCTCGGCCACCTGTGGAGCCGGTCCCGCCTCTGCCGGGCGGCTCCGCCGGCGCAGGGaccccgcggctgcggggagcGCTCGGGGGAAGGGGCGCCGCTCTCCCCCGGCCCTGGGGGcagccggggcgggcgggccggggcgaTCCGGGGAGAACCCGACCGGATCCCGGCGGAGGGGCCGCGGATCAGCACCACGGACAGCGCCCGGCGGCGCCTCCCAGGCGGGGCTGCGCCGGGACACGAGCCCGGCACCGGGAACCGGCGGGCGCGGGCAGGATTCTCCCGGGACATCACCGCCCATCCAGAGCCACCGAGGCGGCGCTGGATGTTCGCTGGGGCCGGG AGAACCGAAGAACCGATCTCTCGAAGGATCCCGGCTGGCAGCAGTATCACCATCTGA
- the DPP9 gene encoding dipeptidyl peptidase 9 isoform X5 encodes MQKIKRVRLENETAGSWRSFLPSSEGEARMTAVDTLSDSSEVVEMEDVPSQFQVQKHSWDGLRDIIHSSRKYSGMIVNKAPHDFQFVRKTEESSPHSHRLYYLGMPYGSRENSLLYSEIPKKVRKEALLLLSWKQMLDHFQATPHHGMYSREEELLRERKRLGVFGITSYDFHSESGLFLFQASNSLFHCRDGGKNGFMVSPMKPLEIKTQCTGPRMDPKICPADPAFFSFINNNDLWVANIETGEERRMTYCHKGLSNVLDDPKSAGVATFVIQEEFDRFTGYWWCPTASTEGSEDVKTLRILYEEVDESEVEIIHVPSPALEERKTDSYRYPRTGSKNPKITLKLAEFKTDSKGKIVCAQDKELVQPFAALFPTVEYIARAGWTRDGKYAWAMFLDRPQQRLQLVLLPPALFIPVPENEEQRAEFAKTVPENVQPFVIYEETTDVWINVHDIFYPFIQPEGEEEELCFIRANECKTGFCHLYRVTAILKPGSHEWVQPCVHSEDDFKCPIKEEVALTGGEWEVLARHGSKVNPRSGSGHKKGHKSEV; translated from the exons ATGCAGAAGATAAAGAGGGTTCGTCTGGAAAACGAGACTGCAGGAAGTTGGAGAAG TTTTTTGCCCAGTTCTGAAGGGGAAGCGAGGATGACTGCAGTGGACACGCTCTCGGACAGCTCCGAAGTGGTCGAGATGGAGGATGTGCCTTCCCAATTCCAGGTGCAAAAGCATTCTTGGGATGGGCTGCGTGACATTattcacagcagcaggaagtaCTCGGGCATGATAGTGAACAAAGCTCCCCATGATTTCCAGTTTGTCCGGAAAACAGAGGAGTCCAGCCCGCACTCTCACCGCCTCTATTACCTGG GAATGCCATATGGTAGCAGAGAGAATTCCCTTCTTTACTCAGAGATTCCCAAAAAGGTACGGAAGGAGGCTTTGCTGCTCTTGTCCTGGAAACAGATGCTGGATCACTTTCAG GCAACCCCTCACCACGGGATGTATTCCAGAGAGGAGGAGCTCTTGAGGGAACGCAAGAGACTGGGGGTCTTTGGGATAACATCTTATGATTTCCACAGTGAGAGTGGCCTGTTCCTCTTCCAGGCCAGCAACAGCCTCTTCCATTGTCGAGATGGGGGCAAGAATGGGTTCATG GTGTCTCCAATGAAGCCTCTGGAGATCAAGACTCAGTGCACGGGGCCACGGATGGATCCCAAAATCTGCCCTGCTGACCcagccttcttctccttcattAACAACAACGACCTGTGGGTGGCAAACATCGAGACGGGCGAGGAGAGGCGGATGACGTACTGCCACAAAG GCTTATCCAATGTTCTGGATGACCCCAAGTCTGCTGGTGTAGCCACTTTTGTCATTCAGGAGGAGTTCGATCGGTTCACGGGCTATTGGTGGTGTCCCACAGCTTCCACAGAAG GTTCAGAGGATGTGAAAACACTGCGGATCTTGTATGAGGAAGTGGATGAGTCAGAGGTGGAGATAATTCATGTTCCTTCACCTGccctggaggagagaaaaacagattcCTACCGGTACCCCAGGACAG gcagcaaaaACCCCAAGATTACATTGAAACTGGCAGAATTTAAAACAGACAGCAAGGGTAAG ATTGTGTGTGCTCAGGACAAAGAGCTGGTGCAACCCTTTGCTGCCTTGTTTCCCACTGTGGAGTACATTGCCCGTGCTGGATGGACCCGGGATGGCAAATA TGCCTGGGCTATGTTCCTAGACAGACCTCAGCAGAGGCTCCAGCTAGTCCTTCTGCCTCCAGCACTCTTTATTCCAGTCCCAGAAAATGAGGAGCAGCGTGCTGAATTTGCCAAAACTGTGCCAGAAAATGTCCAGCCATTTGTGATCTATGAAGAAACCACTGATGTGTGGATAAAT GTTCATGACATCTTCTATCCTTTCATCCAGCcggagggggaggaggaagagctctGCTTTATCCGAGCCAACGAGTGCAAAACGGGGTTCTGTCACCTGTACAGGGTGACAGCAATCCTGAAGCCAGGCAGCCACGAGTGGGTGCAGCCCTGTGTCCACAGTGAGG ATGATTTCAAATGTCCCATCAAGGAGGAGGTTGCCCTGACTGGTGGGGAATGGGAGGTGCTGGCGAGGCACGGATCCAAG GTAAATCCCAGGAGTGGGTCAGGCCATAAAAAAGGACACAAGTCTGAGGTTTAA